From a region of the Aeoliella mucimassa genome:
- a CDS encoding transglutaminase family protein translates to MKYRITHTTKYSYSEPVPVCQNKLHLLPRTTAWQTCENYRLMVLPEPAMVDIMVDYFGNAVDYFSLIDSHQHLSVTAASDVEVTAPDKVADPAKSKPWEEVASMLRNPASVMPAVNRLFAYDSDYCRAEKVLADYARQSFTPQRPIVEACIDLTKRIYDDFEYRPQSTTVNTEVAEVFEKRQGVCQDFAHLQIACLRSLGLAARYVSGYLRTIPPPGKPRLVGADASHAWLAVYCSGDEPWIDFDPTNNVIPETDHITVAYGRDYGDVCPVQGVFVGGGNHTLNVSVDVAPVG, encoded by the coding sequence ATGAAGTATCGGATTACCCACACCACGAAGTATAGCTACTCCGAACCGGTACCGGTTTGCCAGAACAAACTGCACCTGCTACCACGCACGACCGCCTGGCAGACCTGTGAGAACTATCGCTTGATGGTACTGCCGGAACCAGCGATGGTCGACATCATGGTCGATTACTTTGGTAATGCGGTCGATTACTTCTCGTTGATCGATTCGCACCAGCACCTATCAGTCACCGCGGCGAGTGATGTCGAAGTAACCGCTCCCGACAAAGTGGCCGACCCCGCGAAATCGAAACCGTGGGAAGAAGTCGCCAGCATGCTTCGTAATCCGGCAAGCGTCATGCCAGCGGTGAACCGACTGTTTGCATACGACTCGGACTACTGTCGGGCCGAGAAGGTGTTGGCCGACTATGCTCGCCAGTCGTTTACACCACAGCGACCGATCGTGGAAGCGTGCATCGACTTGACCAAACGCATCTACGACGATTTCGAGTATCGTCCACAGTCGACCACGGTCAACACCGAGGTGGCCGAGGTCTTCGAAAAACGTCAGGGCGTGTGCCAGGACTTCGCCCATCTGCAAATCGCCTGCCTGCGTTCCTTAGGGCTGGCGGCGCGTTACGTGAGCGGCTACCTGCGTACCATCCCCCCGCCGGGCAAGCCTCGCCTGGTAGGCGCCGATGCTTCGCATGCCTGGCTAGCCGTTTATTGCAGTGGCGACGAGCCCTGGATCGACTTCGATCCCACGAACAATGTGATCCCCGAAACCGATCATATTACCGTGGCGTACGGACGCGACTACGGCGACGTCTGCCCGGTGCAAGGCGTGTTTGTCGGCGGCGGCAATCACACGCTCAACGTCTCGGTCGACGTAGCTCCCGTCGGGTAG
- a CDS encoding alanine/glycine:cation symporter family protein: MKDAPPPSLMQQFENATTIAVDYAWGIPLVALLIGGGLVLTVMSRGIPLMRFWHAIAILRGKYDDPDDPGEISHLAALSTALAATIGMGNIGGVAIAISKGGPGAIFWMWVAAVVGMSTKFFSCTLACMYRKIDADGIAQGGPMYYIELGLGRAAKPLAVFFAVCGLVGCLGLFQANQLSAILLESSQVPNWVSAIGIVVCVSIVILGGLKRIALWSEKLVPAMCVLYVLASLVILLMNAPEIPHLLLSIVTKAFGWSAVEGGAIGSVIIIGVQRAAFSNEAGIGTAPMAHGAAKTDEPVREGLVAMLGPMIDTLIVCTMTALVILSSGVNLQNVDGGSKEGVILTAHAFGTVLGPSGRWIIATTTVLFAVSTMFGYAYYGRKCCAYLVGPQRSKWYNYFYIVALGLAAIWSADMVVNILDTAFAMMAIPNMIAVLLLSPRVMAAVKDYFARLDA; the protein is encoded by the coding sequence ATGAAAGATGCCCCTCCGCCCAGTTTGATGCAACAGTTTGAGAACGCGACCACCATTGCGGTCGATTATGCCTGGGGCATCCCATTAGTCGCGTTGCTCATCGGCGGTGGGCTCGTGTTGACAGTCATGTCACGCGGCATCCCGCTAATGCGGTTCTGGCACGCCATCGCGATCCTGCGAGGCAAATACGACGATCCCGACGATCCCGGCGAAATCAGCCATTTGGCCGCTTTATCGACCGCCCTGGCGGCGACGATCGGCATGGGCAACATTGGCGGCGTTGCCATCGCGATTTCGAAAGGGGGCCCAGGAGCTATCTTCTGGATGTGGGTGGCCGCAGTGGTTGGTATGTCCACCAAGTTCTTCTCTTGCACCTTGGCCTGCATGTACCGCAAGATCGACGCCGACGGCATCGCCCAGGGGGGACCGATGTACTACATCGAACTCGGGCTCGGGCGGGCGGCTAAACCGCTCGCGGTGTTCTTCGCCGTGTGCGGGTTGGTCGGGTGCTTGGGGCTGTTTCAGGCCAATCAACTCTCCGCGATTCTTCTGGAAAGCAGCCAGGTTCCGAATTGGGTGTCGGCCATCGGAATCGTTGTTTGTGTGTCGATTGTTATCCTCGGTGGACTCAAGCGAATCGCACTCTGGAGCGAGAAGTTGGTGCCTGCGATGTGTGTACTTTACGTGCTTGCTTCGCTGGTGATCTTGTTGATGAACGCACCGGAGATTCCCCATCTGCTCTTGAGTATCGTCACCAAAGCATTCGGCTGGAGTGCTGTGGAAGGAGGAGCGATAGGTTCGGTGATTATCATCGGCGTGCAGCGGGCGGCGTTTAGCAACGAAGCCGGCATCGGTACCGCGCCGATGGCTCATGGTGCCGCCAAGACCGACGAGCCAGTCCGCGAAGGCCTGGTTGCCATGCTTGGCCCGATGATCGATACGCTCATTGTTTGCACGATGACCGCGCTGGTGATTCTTTCGAGTGGAGTAAATCTGCAGAACGTGGATGGTGGTTCGAAAGAAGGCGTCATTCTCACTGCCCACGCGTTTGGCACAGTTCTCGGTCCATCGGGGCGATGGATCATCGCAACGACCACCGTGCTGTTTGCGGTATCGACGATGTTCGGCTACGCCTACTATGGGCGTAAGTGTTGTGCTTATCTAGTCGGGCCGCAACGCAGCAAATGGTACAACTATTTCTACATCGTCGCTCTCGGGCTGGCGGCCATTTGGTCGGCCGACATGGTCGTGAACATCCTCGATACGGCCTTCGCCATGATGGCGATTCCCAACATGATCGCCGTGCTGCTGCTATCGCCGCGGGTGATGGCGGCCGTGAAGGACTACTTCGCCCGCTTAGATGCCTAG
- a CDS encoding helix-turn-helix domain-containing protein: MDSKPNNQPRFRPCNGEAIRSLRQSRGWTQRELANRSGYSLRLIQKAESGGTLLPETIHVLAKSLSTDRALVSVQELTATPLSIVQQFIEAINKYFQATVSEVPHLISEELVLWCAGEPEQVPFAGTWHGHEGLDAFLTTFFSILTPQHDPFLNSIRYATSGDEVVAWGEAIAAVDGMPAPSVWVWHRYVVRDGKITHFDNHFDTQVGTMHLAEARARGLLEHDE, encoded by the coding sequence ATGGACTCGAAACCGAACAATCAACCACGATTCAGACCCTGCAACGGCGAAGCAATACGTTCGCTCCGACAGTCTCGCGGGTGGACTCAGCGAGAATTGGCAAATCGGTCTGGCTACAGTCTGCGCCTCATTCAAAAGGCCGAGTCGGGTGGAACGCTCCTTCCCGAAACCATCCATGTGCTGGCCAAGTCGCTGAGCACCGACCGCGCGCTGGTGAGCGTCCAAGAACTCACCGCAACTCCTCTCTCAATCGTTCAGCAGTTCATCGAGGCGATTAACAAGTACTTTCAGGCAACCGTTTCCGAAGTTCCACATCTGATCAGCGAAGAACTTGTGCTATGGTGCGCGGGTGAGCCCGAGCAAGTCCCCTTCGCTGGCACCTGGCATGGCCACGAAGGGCTCGATGCATTTTTGACGACCTTCTTTTCGATTCTCACTCCGCAGCACGACCCTTTCCTAAACAGCATTCGTTATGCCACCTCCGGCGACGAGGTTGTCGCCTGGGGCGAAGCGATTGCTGCAGTCGATGGTATGCCAGCCCCGTCAGTATGGGTCTGGCATCGCTACGTGGTTCGCGATGGCAAGATCACCCATTTCGACAACCACTTCGATACGCAAGTCGGCACCATGCATCTTGCCGAGGCCCGCGCTCGCGGCCTCCTGGAGCACGACGAGTAA
- a CDS encoding acyltransferase family protein, with the protein MMRNTGLDIMRFVAVALVLGRHLHLPDQPNVVLATWYRGGWVGVDLFFVLSGYLIATLLFKAYERTGTIDVRKFLIQRGLKIFPAFWCFLLVMLCVQVWYIHRPLSLWPILGELLMMQNHVGRVWNHTWSLAVEIHFYLFLSLLFALACYLQPKQRFGFVPYVCGALAVLCLAARYYTVYASDLDVLSIPLMGTHCRIDSLFFGVLVAYLITWKQLDVRLKSLHTEWLVIAGSMLLLPAFISPQDSYRWVIVFGVIPFYLGSGLLLLASLRLETTDSKLLSGIATLGAASYSIYLWHMPINLWAMYVVPDLHQVHYWQVYASLYLVGSLVIGWCLNRWIEMPVLALRNKVAPRTVTVVPTPGVA; encoded by the coding sequence ATGATGCGAAACACTGGACTGGATATCATGCGGTTTGTGGCGGTCGCGCTCGTGCTCGGGCGGCACCTGCACCTGCCCGATCAGCCAAACGTGGTACTGGCCACGTGGTATCGCGGTGGCTGGGTCGGAGTTGACCTGTTCTTTGTGCTCAGCGGTTATTTGATCGCGACGCTACTTTTTAAAGCGTACGAGCGAACCGGCACGATCGATGTTCGCAAATTCTTGATCCAGCGCGGCTTGAAGATCTTTCCCGCGTTCTGGTGTTTTCTGCTCGTGATGCTTTGCGTTCAGGTGTGGTACATCCATCGACCACTGTCGCTATGGCCGATTCTGGGTGAGTTGCTCATGATGCAAAATCATGTCGGTAGAGTATGGAATCACACCTGGTCGCTGGCGGTGGAGATTCACTTTTACCTATTCCTCTCGCTGCTCTTTGCCTTGGCGTGCTACTTGCAACCGAAGCAGCGATTCGGTTTCGTGCCTTACGTGTGCGGAGCCTTGGCGGTGCTGTGCTTAGCTGCGCGGTACTACACGGTCTACGCTTCAGATCTCGACGTGCTGAGCATTCCACTTATGGGGACGCATTGCCGGATCGATTCGTTGTTTTTTGGGGTGTTAGTCGCCTATCTGATTACGTGGAAGCAACTCGATGTCCGCTTGAAGAGTCTGCATACAGAGTGGTTGGTGATTGCTGGATCGATGCTGTTGCTGCCTGCGTTTATCAGTCCTCAAGATAGTTATCGGTGGGTAATCGTGTTCGGAGTGATTCCGTTTTACCTCGGCAGCGGTCTGTTATTGTTGGCCTCGCTTCGATTGGAGACCACCGACTCGAAGCTGCTGTCGGGCATCGCAACTTTGGGGGCAGCCAGCTATTCGATTTACCTGTGGCACATGCCGATCAATCTGTGGGCAATGTACGTGGTTCCTGATCTTCATCAGGTGCACTACTGGCAAGTATATGCCAGCTTGTACTTGGTCGGATCGCTGGTGATTGGATGGTGTTTGAATCGCTGGATCGAGATGCCGGTACTCGCGCTGCGCAACAAAGTGGCTCCCCGCACAGTGACTGTGGTTCCCACTCCGGGCGTGGCCTAA
- a CDS encoding L-type lectin-domain containing protein, giving the protein MTKTIAACFMILGLLLTCLQAQADVIYNGFSDTSSLQLNAAASTAATSDGTVLRLTPAIGNRAGSAFSLDKVSTAEFSSIFSFRITEPGGPVFDFNNESGADGFVFVVQNIANTVGTAGQGIGYANIGTSIGVEYDTWGNAGNNDPSQSHIGIDLNGNVNHAAAGQGPTAIIGDSNAATTDLPGPELDDGDRWWSWVIYDGNTIDVYIAQDNSTTEPALPAVPMLSFDMDLNSILGGSDQAYVGFTSGTGSDWANHDILYWRYTEAVVPEPASWLTLAFGALVFGGIAHRHKFRSSMR; this is encoded by the coding sequence ATGACAAAAACCATTGCGGCGTGCTTCATGATCTTAGGGCTGCTGCTCACATGCCTTCAGGCCCAGGCCGATGTGATCTACAACGGCTTCAGCGACACTTCTTCGCTGCAACTCAATGCTGCCGCGAGTACCGCAGCCACTTCTGACGGCACGGTACTGCGACTCACTCCGGCCATCGGCAATCGGGCTGGGAGTGCATTCTCGCTCGACAAGGTTTCGACCGCTGAGTTCTCAAGCATCTTCAGTTTTCGCATCACGGAACCAGGCGGCCCGGTGTTCGACTTCAACAACGAGTCGGGCGCGGATGGTTTTGTGTTCGTGGTCCAGAACATCGCCAACACCGTTGGCACCGCGGGACAAGGAATTGGCTATGCAAATATCGGAACCTCCATCGGGGTGGAATACGATACGTGGGGCAATGCTGGCAATAACGATCCAAGCCAGAGCCATATAGGCATCGATTTAAATGGCAACGTGAATCACGCCGCCGCGGGACAGGGTCCCACCGCGATCATCGGCGACTCGAACGCAGCGACTACCGACTTGCCAGGTCCCGAACTCGACGATGGCGACCGTTGGTGGTCGTGGGTGATTTACGATGGCAACACGATCGATGTCTACATCGCCCAGGACAATAGCACGACCGAGCCGGCACTGCCGGCCGTGCCGATGCTGAGTTTTGACATGGACTTAAACTCCATTCTGGGGGGAAGCGATCAGGCGTACGTTGGCTTTACGAGCGGGACCGGCTCCGACTGGGCCAATCACGACATTCTGTACTGGCGATACACCGAGGCCGTGGTACCCGAACCTGCCAGCTGGCTAACGCTCGCGTTCGGCGCGCTCGTGTTTGGTGGGATAGCTCACCGCCATAAATTTCGATCGAGCATGCGATAG
- a CDS encoding YifB family Mg chelatase-like AAA ATPase, which translates to MLARLHTFSLVGIEALPVVAEVDVSGAAMPKTILVGLPEAAVRESTHRIERAMVNSGFVRPQDRVVINLAPAELPKQAASFDLPIALGVLAGSGQIGSERLSEYAVVGELALDGTMRPVKGVLSMAMAAAKLKGVCGIVVPSANAPEAAVVEGLEVIAVDSLTQAVGFFSGNIDIEPQPCRIYELFDEHGSYDIDFGDVRGQEMAKRAITIAAAGGHNLLMLGPPGSGKTMLAKRVPTILPQLTPEESVETTRIYSAVGRLKAGEPLLARRPFRSPHHTISNAGLVGGGSTPAPGEISLAHNGVLFLDELPEFNRQTLEVLRQPLEDGSVTISRALTSTTFPADFILIASLNPCPCGFRNDPRRECQCTVMQIERYMGKISGPLLDRIDLHIEVPAVPFKELTSKHDGTTSAHMRDEVSAARELQTDRFTKSATRTNAQMTSRQIRQCCPLDEVCTNLLKQSINELGLSARAHDKVLRVARTIADLERSPAIRPEHLSEAVNYRMLDRNLWR; encoded by the coding sequence ATGCTTGCACGTCTGCATACCTTTAGTCTGGTGGGGATCGAAGCACTTCCGGTCGTGGCCGAGGTCGATGTGTCGGGCGCGGCGATGCCGAAGACCATTCTGGTCGGCCTGCCTGAAGCGGCGGTTCGCGAAAGCACGCACCGCATAGAGCGGGCGATGGTGAACAGCGGCTTTGTGCGCCCGCAAGATCGGGTCGTGATCAACCTTGCACCTGCCGAATTGCCAAAACAAGCGGCCTCGTTCGATTTGCCGATCGCCTTGGGCGTGCTGGCCGGCAGCGGGCAGATTGGTTCGGAGCGATTGAGCGAATACGCGGTGGTCGGCGAGTTGGCCCTCGACGGTACCATGCGACCGGTCAAAGGGGTGCTCTCGATGGCCATGGCTGCGGCGAAACTCAAAGGGGTTTGCGGAATCGTGGTGCCGTCGGCCAACGCTCCGGAAGCCGCGGTGGTGGAGGGTTTGGAGGTGATTGCCGTCGATAGCCTTACCCAAGCGGTCGGTTTCTTCAGCGGCAACATCGATATCGAACCGCAACCTTGTCGCATCTACGAGTTGTTCGACGAGCACGGCAGCTACGACATCGACTTCGGCGACGTGCGCGGCCAGGAAATGGCCAAGCGGGCAATCACCATTGCTGCTGCTGGAGGGCATAATTTACTGATGCTTGGACCGCCAGGATCCGGCAAGACAATGCTTGCCAAGCGGGTGCCGACGATTCTGCCCCAGCTCACGCCGGAGGAGTCTGTGGAGACCACCCGCATTTATAGCGCAGTGGGCCGGCTCAAAGCGGGCGAGCCGTTGCTAGCCCGACGACCGTTCCGGTCGCCGCATCACACGATCAGCAACGCAGGCCTGGTAGGGGGAGGTTCAACTCCCGCCCCGGGGGAAATCAGCCTGGCGCACAACGGGGTGCTGTTTCTCGACGAGCTGCCGGAGTTCAATCGTCAAACACTCGAAGTGCTACGCCAGCCGTTGGAAGATGGCTCGGTAACGATCAGCCGAGCGTTGACCTCGACGACGTTTCCTGCCGATTTCATCTTGATCGCTTCGCTCAATCCATGCCCCTGCGGTTTTCGCAACGATCCCCGCCGGGAGTGCCAGTGCACCGTGATGCAGATCGAGCGATACATGGGCAAGATCAGTGGCCCGCTATTGGATCGAATCGACTTGCACATCGAAGTGCCGGCGGTGCCGTTCAAGGAATTGACTTCCAAGCACGATGGGACAACCAGTGCGCATATGCGCGACGAAGTGTCGGCCGCCCGCGAGTTACAGACCGATCGTTTTACCAAGTCGGCGACGCGCACGAACGCTCAAATGACCTCGCGACAGATCCGTCAATGCTGTCCACTCGACGAAGTCTGCACGAATCTGCTGAAGCAGAGCATCAACGAATTGGGGCTCTCCGCCCGCGCGCACGACAAGGTGTTGCGTGTCGCACGTACGATTGCCGATTTGGAGCGAAGCCCCGCGATTCGCCCGGAGCATTTGAGCGAAGCGGTGAACTATCGCATGCTCGATCGAAATTTATGGCGGTGA
- a CDS encoding TerB family tellurite resistance protein: MIIFGTRGLNSKVESGHFHCPRCGRDKPFDIIRVRRFFTLYFIPLIPMGEAGRYLECKNCSGTFDEGARYLDPEVENEKFHAAFMQAMFRSMIVIALADGPANMQELDTIADIMTNMSGKAFETDDIRDMVQKCVGDSLDNTLHPVADGLSDDGRGMVIHGLHQVAAADGRLLDEEIKMLYSAGNILGFRKKAIKKFLSSVES; encoded by the coding sequence ATGATTATTTTCGGGACGAGAGGGCTGAATTCAAAGGTCGAATCGGGGCACTTCCATTGCCCTCGCTGCGGACGAGATAAGCCATTTGATATTATTCGAGTACGTCGTTTCTTTACGCTCTACTTTATTCCCCTGATTCCGATGGGCGAAGCGGGACGGTACCTTGAGTGCAAAAACTGCTCGGGCACATTCGACGAGGGAGCTCGCTATCTTGATCCTGAAGTAGAGAACGAGAAGTTCCACGCTGCGTTCATGCAGGCGATGTTCCGCTCGATGATCGTGATCGCCCTGGCCGATGGTCCGGCGAACATGCAGGAACTCGACACGATTGCCGATATCATGACCAACATGTCGGGCAAGGCGTTCGAAACCGACGACATTCGCGACATGGTTCAAAAGTGCGTTGGCGACTCGCTCGACAACACTCTTCATCCAGTGGCCGACGGGCTGAGCGACGATGGTCGTGGCATGGTAATTCATGGGCTTCACCAGGTTGCCGCGGCCGATGGCCGGTTGCTGGACGAAGAAATCAAGATGCTCTACTCCGCTGGAAACATCCTGGGCTTCCGCAAGAAAGCGATTAAGAAGTTCCTCAGTTCGGTTGAGAGTTAA
- a CDS encoding methyltransferase family protein — translation MQHRWYLRSAVAVACNAILVGAPAVLVTRGEVLRGMEFWGALAGLSLVVVMELAAQSSARVLSTGSTENDRLATRFNAMQGLVLLVSLAGLIAAAGLDHQRPHWFMVATGFLVLVMTGVLRRSAIAQLGSGFSDGFQPQVEVVRTGLYNWLRHPAELGLVLLPVGVAMMLGTSEWLTIAWPAVLVTSAARIGQEEFWLRQAKHRTTPTVIEC, via the coding sequence ATGCAGCACCGCTGGTACTTGCGATCCGCCGTGGCGGTTGCTTGCAACGCGATACTAGTGGGAGCCCCAGCCGTCTTGGTGACGCGGGGCGAAGTGTTGCGTGGAATGGAGTTTTGGGGAGCCCTTGCTGGTTTGTCGCTGGTCGTGGTGATGGAACTTGCTGCCCAAAGTTCAGCGAGAGTGCTATCGACCGGCTCTACGGAGAACGACCGTCTGGCCACGCGTTTCAATGCCATGCAGGGCTTGGTGCTCTTGGTGTCGCTCGCAGGACTGATCGCAGCCGCTGGCCTCGACCACCAACGCCCACACTGGTTTATGGTGGCAACCGGCTTTCTGGTGCTCGTCATGACTGGAGTCCTGCGACGGTCGGCGATCGCACAACTCGGCTCCGGCTTTAGCGACGGATTCCAACCACAAGTCGAAGTCGTTCGCACCGGTCTGTACAACTGGCTGCGTCACCCAGCAGAACTAGGACTCGTGCTGCTCCCAGTCGGCGTAGCCATGATGCTCGGCACCAGTGAATGGCTAACGATTGCCTGGCCAGCGGTGCTAGTAACTTCGGCCGCGAGAATCGGACAAGAAGAATTCTGGCTTCGGCAAGCTAAACATAGGACAACTCCTACGGTGATTGAGTGTTAG
- a CDS encoding MarC family protein, with protein sequence MDQASLITFITEMFTILNPIGSVAIYAGMVANRAPADRRSVAIKSSIAVGVILITTVWLGETILRIFGVQIPSLQVAGGIMIASIALSMLRSIQSPIHSTKKNGDPPPPDQDISVVPLAMPMVAGPGSMVTVIVNTHTHRGVIPNLEMSAVCGLMAALICAGFLSAGPITRVLGTKGMDIVTKFMGMVLLAIAVSMFATGATGLMPGLAGMVPAAHETAE encoded by the coding sequence ATGGACCAAGCCTCGCTGATTACGTTCATTACCGAGATGTTTACCATTCTCAATCCCATCGGCAGCGTGGCTATCTACGCCGGCATGGTAGCGAATCGCGCGCCGGCCGACCGCCGCAGCGTGGCGATTAAAAGCTCGATTGCAGTCGGGGTAATTCTGATTACCACCGTCTGGCTCGGCGAGACGATCCTTCGCATCTTCGGCGTGCAGATCCCTAGCCTACAGGTAGCCGGCGGCATCATGATTGCCTCGATCGCCTTGTCGATGCTGCGAAGCATCCAAAGCCCAATCCATAGCACCAAGAAGAACGGCGACCCGCCGCCGCCCGATCAGGACATCTCGGTCGTCCCGCTGGCGATGCCGATGGTCGCGGGGCCTGGCTCGATGGTCACGGTGATCGTCAACACGCATACTCATCGCGGGGTGATTCCCAACCTCGAGATGTCGGCCGTCTGCGGACTGATGGCCGCCCTAATTTGTGCGGGATTCCTGTCCGCCGGGCCGATCACCCGAGTGCTCGGAACCAAAGGCATGGACATCGTCACCAAGTTCATGGGTATGGTGCTGCTAGCCATCGCGGTGAGCATGTTCGCAACAGGAGCCACCGGGCTAATGCCCGGGCTGGCCGGCATGGTTCCCGCTGCTCACGAAACCGCCGAGTAA
- a CDS encoding DUF1559 family PulG-like putative transporter has protein sequence MPCLAKRAGFSLVELLVVIMVIGVLVAMLLPAIQAARESARFTACTNNLRQVGLLTQVYRDVNDGHFPDGDITGNFSFRMAPGMKSLSDRAALPETYGLQAVFEEEGFIEPRAGIWTCASQTEDMLLYGNTYAFSVAASLKKRIPPNPKTSIWVWDNFSLKPGLSGFRGPFSGYTIRSSERVYPHGSLRSRGYNVLYQDGHVEYKSI, from the coding sequence ATGCCATGCCTAGCTAAGCGGGCCGGTTTTTCCTTGGTTGAGTTGCTGGTGGTCATCATGGTGATTGGTGTGCTTGTAGCCATGCTGTTGCCAGCTATCCAGGCCGCCCGCGAGTCCGCCCGCTTCACCGCCTGCACGAACAACCTCAGGCAGGTTGGCTTGCTGACACAGGTGTATCGCGATGTCAATGACGGGCACTTTCCGGATGGCGACATCACTGGCAACTTCTCCTTCCGCATGGCACCAGGCATGAAATCCCTGAGCGATCGTGCGGCACTACCAGAGACCTATGGCCTGCAAGCGGTATTCGAAGAAGAAGGATTCATCGAACCCCGAGCTGGCATCTGGACTTGCGCCTCGCAAACGGAAGACATGCTTCTTTACGGCAATACCTATGCGTTTAGTGTTGCAGCCAGCCTCAAGAAACGGATTCCTCCAAATCCTAAAACTTCGATCTGGGTATGGGATAACTTCAGCCTTAAGCCAGGTCTCAGTGGGTTTCGTGGACCTTTCTCTGGGTACACCATCCGCTCGTCGGAGAGGGTCTACCCTCATGGCTCGTTACGCAGTCGTGGGTACAACGTGCTCTATCAGGATGGCCACGTAGAGTACAAGTCGATTTAA
- a CDS encoding cytochrome-c peroxidase, giving the protein MSVVASEVRRHDSDEVNESKVADATEPRGMPDQRQQVGLPRVNSTTLENGNRITRGRSGFFERKPPREERTPEARTEYIEQLRDIYSKPPQQWPAPHVDHAVAWKEIGLLPELPPVDPESEAAARIELGKHLFFDPRLSASRQIACASCHDPDLAWGDGRTVSFGNERKMLTRNAPSIMNVRYSQVFFWDGRAESLEDQAHAVMLNPNEMGSSKSLVEGRLQSVPLYLELFQKAYPQEEITIEVASRAIADFERTIVGGRSRFDRFMKGDPNALSDEAMAGLDLFRREARCINCHHGPTFSDNQLHVVGLSYYGRKYEDLGQFEQTRRIEDVGRFKTPSLRNVSQTGPYMHNGLFPSIRGVLNMYNAGMPTLVPKNDQQMDDPFFPHKSPLLMPLGLNTQDLSDLESFLQSLEEPPLRVRPPERAEEAPSEGTTTSVAADYQD; this is encoded by the coding sequence ATGAGTGTGGTTGCATCCGAAGTGCGTCGCCACGATTCTGACGAAGTGAACGAAAGCAAAGTCGCTGATGCGACTGAACCTCGAGGAATGCCCGACCAACGGCAGCAGGTCGGGCTTCCTCGAGTCAATTCGACAACGCTCGAAAACGGCAATCGAATTACTCGCGGACGAAGTGGTTTCTTCGAGCGCAAGCCCCCTCGCGAAGAGCGTACGCCCGAAGCGCGAACTGAGTACATTGAGCAACTGCGAGACATCTATTCGAAACCTCCCCAGCAGTGGCCAGCCCCGCACGTGGATCATGCAGTAGCGTGGAAGGAAATCGGTTTGCTACCGGAATTACCCCCGGTGGATCCTGAGTCCGAAGCGGCCGCGCGCATCGAACTTGGCAAGCACTTATTCTTCGATCCTCGCCTTTCAGCTAGTCGACAAATCGCTTGTGCGTCGTGCCACGATCCGGACCTCGCCTGGGGCGATGGTCGGACCGTGTCGTTCGGCAATGAGCGTAAAATGCTCACTCGCAATGCTCCTTCAATCATGAATGTGCGTTACTCCCAGGTATTTTTTTGGGATGGTCGTGCGGAGTCGCTTGAGGACCAAGCCCACGCAGTGATGCTCAACCCGAACGAGATGGGTAGTTCCAAGTCATTGGTAGAGGGACGCCTGCAATCAGTACCTTTGTATTTGGAGTTGTTCCAAAAAGCCTATCCTCAGGAAGAGATCACCATCGAAGTTGCTAGTCGCGCGATTGCCGACTTCGAGCGGACCATCGTCGGCGGGCGAAGCCGTTTCGATCGCTTCATGAAAGGCGACCCCAACGCGCTTAGCGACGAAGCCATGGCTGGTCTCGATCTCTTTCGCCGCGAAGCTCGCTGCATCAATTGTCATCATGGTCCAACGTTTTCCGACAACCAACTGCACGTGGTCGGACTAAGTTACTACGGACGCAAGTACGAAGATCTCGGGCAGTTCGAGCAAACGCGCCGGATTGAAGATGTTGGACGGTTCAAGACTCCATCGCTTCGCAACGTGAGTCAAACAGGACCTTACATGCACAATGGGCTCTTTCCTTCCATTCGGGGTGTTTTGAATATGTACAATGCCGGCATGCCGACTTTGGTGCCGAAGAACGATCAACAAATGGACGATCCGTTCTTCCCTCACAAGTCGCCATTGCTCATGCCATTAGGGTTGAATACTCAAGATTTGTCTGACTTAGAATCTTTCTTGCAATCGCTAGAAGAACCACCTTTGCGAGTTCGCCCTCCAGAACGAGCAGAGGAAGCTCCCAGCGAGGGGACTACCACCTCCGTGGCTGCTGATTACCAGGACTAA